The following are encoded in a window of Manihot esculenta cultivar AM560-2 chromosome 8, M.esculenta_v8, whole genome shotgun sequence genomic DNA:
- the LOC110620165 gene encoding UDP-glycosyltransferase 73C3, producing the protein MASQLTQLHFVLIPLMSPGHLIPMIDMAKLLANHGLIVTVVTTPLNTLKFSSTIERSIESGLKIQLLQLQFPAIQAGLPERCESMDKLPSRNLIRNFFNASRMLQQQFEEAFETLQPRPSCLISGKNLPWTVETARKFGIPRIFFDGMGCFSYCCTHKLEVSKVHEGVSKFEPFVVPGLPHRIELSRAKLPESLNPGSNDLTDVRDNIRAAEFIADGIVVNTFEELEGEYVKEYRRIKGDNIWCIGPVSACNKLKLDKAERGDKASVDNTELLKWLDLWEPGSVIYACLGSISGLTSWQLAELGLGLESTNQPFIWVIREGEKSEGLEKWILEEGYEERIKERGLLIRGWSPQVLILSHPAIGAFFTHCGWNSTLEGISAGVPIVACPLFAEQFYNEKLVVEVLGIGVSVGVEAAVTWGLEDKCGAVMKKEQVKKAIEIVMDKGKEGEERRRRAREIGEMAKRTIEEGGSSYLDMEMLIQYVSERSPSRA; encoded by the coding sequence ATGGCTTCACAACTCACTCAACTTCACTTTGTTTTGATACCCTTAATGTCTCCTGGCCACCTTATACCCATGATAGATATGGCCAAACTTTTGGCTAACCATGGCTTGATTGTAACTGTTGTAACTACGCCTCTCAATACCCTCAAGTTCTCCTCGACAATTGAACGTTCAATTGAATCTGGTCTTAAGATTCAGCTTCTTCAACTCCAGTTTCCTGCAATCCAAGCTGGTTTGCCAGAACGCTGCGAGAGTATGGACAAGCTTCCTTCCAGGAACTTGATCAGAAACTTCTTCAATGCTTCCAGGATGCTTCAGCAGCAATTTGAAGAGGCGTTTGAAACTTTACAGCCCCGTCCAAGTTGCTTAATATCCGGCAAGAACCTCCCATGGACGGTGGAAACCGCCAGGAAGTTTGGGATTCCGAGGATCTTTTTCGATGGAATGGGGTGTTTTTCTTACTGCTGTACTCACAAACTGGAAGTTTCCAAGGTACATGAAGGTGTCTCCAAGTTTGAGCCCTTTGTGGTACCTGGCCTGCCTCATCGAATCGAATTGAGCAGAGCTAAGCTACCTGAATCACTCAATCCTGGCTCCAACGACTTAACAGATGTTCGAGACAACATCAGAGCAGCTGAATTCATAGCAGATGGGATTGTGGTTAATACTTTTGAAGAGTTGGAAGGTGAATATGTGAAAGAGTATAGAAGGATTAAAGGAGACAACATTTGGTGTATTGGTCCAGTTTCAGCTTGTAACAAGCTGAAGCTGGACAAAGCTGAGAGAGGTGACAAGGCCTCAGTAGATAACACTGAGCTCTTGAAGTGGCTTGACTTGTGGGAACCTGGTTCAGTAATCTATGCTTGTCTCGGTAGCATCAGTGGCCTCACATCCTGGCAACTTGCCGAACTTGGTTTAGGTCTGGAATCAACAAATCAGCCGTTCATTTGGGTCATAAGAGAAGGTGAAAAATCAGAAGGGCTGGAGAAATGGATTTTAGAGGAAGGGTATGAAGAGAGGATCAAAGAGAGAGGACTTCTGATTAGAGGTTGGTCTCCTCAAGTGTTAATACTGTCTCATCCTGCTATAGGAGCTTTTTTTACACACTGTGGTTGGAATTCAACCCTTGAAGGCATCTCCGCCGGCGTACCAATAGTTGCTTGCCCATTGTTCGCCGAGCAATTCTACAATGAAAAGTTGGTGGTGGAAGTGCTGGGAATTGGGGTGAGTGTAGGAGTTGAGGCTGCAGTTACATGGGGATTAGAAGACAAGTGTGGAGCAGTGATGAAGAAAGAGCAAGTAAAAAAGGCTATTGAGATAGTAATGGATAAAGGGAAAGAGGGAGAAGAGAGAAGGAGAAGAGCAAGAGAGATTGGAGAAATGGCTAAAAGGACAATTGAAGAAGGTGGATCTTCTTACCTTGATATGGAAATGTTGATCCAATATGTATCAGAaagaagtccctccagagcttaG